Proteins found in one Arthrobacter sp. U41 genomic segment:
- the bioB gene encoding biotin synthase BioB — MTIPAHPAITRYEILETAREQVLEEGRGLTQGQLLEVLRLPDEALPAALQLAHEVRLRHCGEDVEVEGIISIKTGGCPEDCHFCSQSGLFDSPVRGVWLDIPELVKAAKETAATGATEFCIVAAVRGPDIKLMNQIKFAIDRINEAVEINIACSLGMLTQHQVNQLAAWGVHRYNHNLETARSYFSEVVTTHSYEERLETCNMVKAAGMELCCGALIGMGESLEQRAELAAQLAALEPHEVPLNFLNPRPGTPLENQGIMDGKDALRAIAAFRLAMPRTVLRYAGGRELTLGDLGTRDGLLGGINAVIVGNYLTTLGRAADADLNLLVELNMPIKEFQKSL, encoded by the coding sequence ATGACGATTCCGGCACATCCGGCGATTACCCGGTACGAGATTCTCGAAACAGCCAGAGAGCAGGTCCTTGAAGAAGGACGCGGGCTGACGCAGGGCCAACTGCTGGAGGTGCTTCGCCTGCCCGATGAAGCCCTTCCGGCGGCGCTGCAGCTGGCCCACGAGGTGCGTCTGAGGCACTGCGGTGAGGACGTCGAGGTCGAAGGCATCATCTCCATCAAGACCGGCGGGTGCCCCGAGGACTGCCATTTCTGCAGCCAGTCGGGGCTCTTCGATTCCCCCGTCCGGGGCGTGTGGCTGGACATTCCCGAACTGGTCAAGGCGGCAAAAGAAACGGCCGCGACCGGTGCCACCGAATTCTGCATCGTGGCCGCCGTCCGTGGACCCGACATCAAACTGATGAACCAGATCAAGTTCGCGATAGACCGTATCAACGAAGCCGTGGAGATCAACATCGCCTGCTCCTTGGGCATGCTGACCCAGCATCAGGTGAACCAGCTCGCCGCCTGGGGGGTGCACCGCTACAACCACAACCTGGAAACAGCGCGCAGCTATTTTTCCGAGGTGGTCACCACGCACAGCTACGAGGAGCGTCTCGAGACCTGCAACATGGTCAAGGCCGCCGGCATGGAGCTCTGCTGCGGCGCCCTGATCGGCATGGGCGAATCCCTCGAACAGCGCGCCGAACTCGCCGCCCAGCTCGCCGCCCTCGAACCCCACGAGGTCCCGCTGAACTTCCTGAACCCCCGGCCCGGGACCCCTCTCGAAAACCAGGGGATCATGGACGGAAAGGACGCCCTCCGCGCGATCGCTGCGTTCCGTCTGGCCATGCCACGGACCGTGCTGCGCTACGCCGGCGGCCGCGAACTGACCCTCGGTGACCTCGGAACCAGGGACGGCCTGCTCGGCGGCATCAACGCCGTCATCGTCGGGAACTACCTGACCACCCTGGGCCGGGCCGCCGACGCGGACCTGAACCTGCTGGTCGAGTTGAACATGCCCATCAAGGAATTCCAGAAGTCACTATGA
- the bsaP gene encoding biotin synthase auxiliary protein BsaP, producing MNTVPAAGARTGSSNGPFCGHCGEPDDVRLPAWDEHRRCVELLTLEPPRYCAHCRRRMKVQVTPTGWSAECSRHGVLIR from the coding sequence ATGAACACGGTCCCGGCCGCCGGGGCCCGGACCGGCTCGAGCAACGGCCCATTCTGCGGACACTGCGGGGAGCCCGACGACGTCCGCCTCCCGGCGTGGGATGAGCACCGGCGCTGCGTCGAGCTGTTGACGCTGGAACCGCCACGCTACTGCGCCCACTGCAGGAGACGGATGAAGGTCCAGGTCACGCCCACCGGCTGGAGCGCAGAATGTTCCCGCCACGGAGTACTCATCCGATGA